The following proteins are co-located in the Microplitis demolitor isolate Queensland-Clemson2020A chromosome 3, iyMicDemo2.1a, whole genome shotgun sequence genome:
- the LOC103579038 gene encoding hexamerin — protein sequence MRIFFLLVALAAAVAAIPTPLRQHAADQELLKKQQDIIHLLEHITQPTPDKQVYNLGINYDIEQSYGDYSEPHMVEYYVGLVKQGHVQPKGTPFSMTISQLRKEVSMLTRMLLGAKNYSVFFKTAAWARIHVNEHQFIMAFITALLQHPETQGVIPPALYEILPQHYFDARVIHEAQNVRIYGMDNPMTEQTVVIPVNYTDYLPYGEHQLSYFTHDIGLALYHAYFALAGYMIPENYKVHGVESETHRSSHLGRGSHYWYIHQQLMAHYNLERLSQGLGPIDEVDYEHIKTPYHPHLYCTNGLQFAGRSHEITLTPYYADLVRNVHALEQRIVDAIDSGYVITPQQSFLSLFHPQGLNILGEIIEGTGKSINPRYYGSYQAVAHQLLGNAPEFSTIWEYTPSALDLHETSVRDPAFYQLYKRVMKLFHRYQESLPAYQYNDLIVPGVTIEKIMFPDLNTYFDTQIVDLDNGIFQPVNKNEQENLKVKAEVKRINHKPYEYQIVVNSEKPITNAVVRVYLAPKYDYDGKLVDISHHRHYFVELDQFVYDLQEGKNVIVRDSHHAPHLSHDYPTVHHMMTYIDSAVRSQNPFYVTEPSQIFGFPARLSIPKGRYGGFPLQVFAVISVPEHTISQYGPVVPAQYRTYQKPHYHVVDDQHYQPWVQEQRTGQGLYDTLDVVPHYHKHGIYGKDVPVEKMSYYYGHYLYHKYPQYYPFYYHQHSEKTWPTQEYHGIHHPEYQGQQQVYQQWPGQGPYQYQHQYPHQVPAGQILPVGQHKVYQGEGIYQHGATYPYVVGGTAQGMKHEVHPEVHQGVHTETHQGMHHDVQSDQTTGYDVYKHNIEYLKKYYQGKHISEIIGGAVSLDYKPLGYPLDRPLAPSAFYIPNMKVAEFMVYHHDGHFQDEHHHETHPMTY from the exons ATGCGCATCTTTTTCTTGCTGGTAGCCCTCGCGGCTGCAGTGGCCGCTATCCCGACTCCTTTAAGACAGCATGCTG CCGACCAGGAATTACTTAAAAAGCAGCAAGACATCATCCACTTGTTGGAGCACATAACACAGCCGACTCCCGACAAACAAGTCTACAACTTGGGAATAAACTACGACATTGAGCAGAGCTATGGTGACTACAGCGAGCCCCATATGGTAGAGTACTACGTCGGTCTCGTCAAACAAGGACATGTCCAGCCAAAAGGAACACCCTTCTCAATGACCATCAGCCAACTTCGCAAAGAAGTTTCTATGCTGACTCGTATGCTCCTTGGAGCCAAGAACTACTCAGTATTTTTCAAGACTGCTGCTTGGGCCCGGATCCACGTAAATGAACACCAGTTCATCATGGCATTCATCACCGCTCTTCTCCAACACCCAGAGACCCAGGGAGTTATTCCACCAGCTCTGTATGAAATCCTACCTCAGCATTACTTCGACGCTCGTGTCATCCACGAAGCCCAGAATGTCAGAATCTACGGTATGGACAACCCAATGACTGAGCAGACAGTTGTCATCCCAGTAAACTACACTGACTACCTTCCTTACGGAGAGCACCAACTCTCTTACTTCACCCACGATATTGGTCTTGCTCTCTACCATGCCTACTTCGCACTCGCTGGTTACATGATCCCTGAA aatTACAAAGTACATGGAGTTGAGAGTGAAACCCATCGCTCATCACACTTAGGACGTGGATCACACTACTGGTATATCCACCAACAACTTATGGCTCACTACAACCTCGAACGTCTGTCCCAAGGTCTTGGACCCATCGATGAAGTAGACTACGAACACATCAAGACCCCATACCACCCACACTTGTACTGCACAAACGGACTCCAGTTCGCTGGTCGCTCTCACGAAATCACCCTCACTCCCTACTACGCAGACCTCGTGAGAAACGTACACGCTCTTGAACAAAGAATCGTCGATGCCATTGACTCTGGCTACGTAATTACACCCCAGCAATCCTTCCTATCCCTCTTCCATCCCCAAGGACTCAACATCCTCGGAGAAATAATTGAAGGTACCGGAAAATCCATAAACCCACGTTACTACGGCAGCTACCAGGCCGTAGCCCACCAACTTCTTGGCAACGCACCGGAATTCAGTACTATCTGGGAGTACACTCCATCTGCTCTTGATCTCCATGAGACATCAGTCCGCGACCCAGCCTTCTACCAACTCTACAAACGTGTGATGAAATTATTCCATCGTTACCAGGAGTCTCTTCCAGCTTACCAATACAACGACCTAATTGTTCCTGGTGTAACCATCGAAAAAATCATGTTCCCTGACCTCAACACCTACTTCGACACCCAGATCGTCGACCTCGACAATGGAATTTTCCAACCGGTCAACAAGAACGAGCAAGAGAACCTTAAAGTAAAGGCCGAGGTTAAGAGAATCAACCACAAGCCATACGAATACCAGATTGTTGTCAACTCCGAGAAACCCATCACCAACGCAGTCGTACGTGTCTACCTTGCACCCAAATACGACTACGATGGAAAATTAGTCGACATCAGCCACCACAGACATTACTTCGTTGAACTTGATCAATTTGTCTACGACC TCCAAGAAGGCAAGAACGTAATCGTCAGAGACTCTCACCACGCCCCACACTTGAGCCATGACTACCCAACTGTCCACCACATGATGACATACATCGACAGCGCAGTTCGTTCCCAGAACCCATTCTACGTTACTGAGCCATCCCAAATCTTCGGATTCCCCGCCAGACTATCAATTCCCAAAGGACGTTACGGTGGATTCCCACTCCAAGTTTTCGCTGTCATCAGCGTTCCTGAGCACACCATCTCTCAGTATGGACCAGTCGTACCTGCTCAATACCGCACCTACCAGAAACCCCACTACCACGTTGTCGATGATCAACACTACCAACCATGGGTCCAAGAACAAAGAACTGGACAAGGTCTCTACGACACCCTTGATGTTGTTCCCCACTACCACAAACACGGAATTTATGGCAAAGatg TTCCAGTTGAAAAAATGAGCTACTACTACGGTCACTACCTTTACCACAAATACCCACAGTACTACCCCTTCTACTACCACCAACACTCCGAAAAAACTTGGCCAACCCAAGAATACCATGGAATCCACCACCCAGAATACCAAGGACAACAACAAGTCTACCAGCAATGGCCAGGACAAGGACCTTACCAATACCAACACCAATATCCACACCAAGTACCCGCTGGACAAATTTTACCCGTAGGACAACACAAAGTATACCAAGGTGAAGGTATCTACCAACACGGAGCAACTTACCCATACGTCGTCGGAGGTACCGCACAAGGAATGAAACACGAAGTCCACCCAGAAGTACACCAAGGAGTCCACACTGAAACACACCAAGGAATGCACCACGACGTCCAGTCTGACCAGACAACTGGCTACGACGTCTACAAGCACAACATCGAGTACTTGAAGAAGTACTACCAAGGCAAGCACATCAGCGAGATCATCGGTGGAGCCGTTTCCCTGGACTACAAGCCTCTGGGTTACCCACTGGACAGACCTCTTGCTCCAAGTGCCTTCTACATTCCAAACATGAAGGTAGCCGAATTCATGGTCTACCACCACGACGGCCATTTCCAAGATGAGCACCACCACGAAACCCACCCCATGACTTactaa
- the LOC103579040 gene encoding troponin C isoform X1 — MEEDEQKTAIMRKAFQMFDTTKSGFIDTIKISTILNTMGQLFDDAELNAIIAENDPDKVGKVNFDGFCKIAGRFLEEEDAEAMQEELKEAFRLYDREGNGYITTATLKEILAALDDKLTSSDLDGIIAEIDTDGSGTVDFDEFMEMMTGE; from the exons GAAGAAGATGAACAAAAGACCGCAATAATGCGCAAAGCATTTCAAATGTTTGACACCACCAAGAGCGGCTTCATTGACACCATAAAGATCTCGACGATATTGAACACCATGGGCCAGTTGTTCGACGATGCCGAGCTGAACGCAATCATTGCGGAAAATGATCCCGACAAGGTCGGAAAAGTTAATTTCGACGGGTTCTGTAAAATAGCCGGGAGATTCCTCGAAGAAGAAGACGCAGAAGCAATGCAAGAAGAGTTGAAAGAAGCTTTCCGTCTTTACGACCGCGAAGGAAACGGTTACATCACAACGGCTACGCTTAAAGAAATTCTCGCGGCTCTTGATGACAAATTAACGAGCTCGGACCTCGATGGTATTATTGCCGAAATTGATACCGATGGCTCTGGCACAGTGGACTTTGACG AGTTCATGGAGATGATGACTGGTGAATAA
- the LOC103579040 gene encoding troponin C isoform X2: MEEDEQKTAIMRKAFQMFDTTKSGFIDTIKISTILNTMGQLFDDAELNAIIAENDPDKVGKVNFDGFCKIAGRFLEEEDAEAMQEELKEAFRLYDREGNGYITTATLKEILAALDDKLTSSDLDGIIAEIDTDGSGTVDFDEFMEMMTGE, from the exons ATG GAAGAAGATGAACAAAAGACCGCAATAATGCGCAAAGCATTTCAAATGTTTGACACCACCAAGAGCGGCTTCATTGACACCATAAAGATCTCGACGATATTGAACACCATGGGCCAGTTGTTCGACGATGCCGAGCTGAACGCAATCATTGCGGAAAATGATCCCGACAAGGTCGGAAAAGTTAATTTCGACGGGTTCTGTAAAATAGCCGGGAGATTCCTCGAAGAAGAAGACGCAGAAGCAATGCAAGAAGAGTTGAAAGAAGCTTTCCGTCTTTACGACCGCGAAGGAAACGGTTACATCACAACGGCTACGCTTAAAGAAATTCTCGCGGCTCTTGATGACAAATTAACGAGCTCGGACCTCGATGGTATTATTGCCGAAATTGATACCGATGGCTCTGGCACAGTGGACTTTGACG AGTTCATGGAGATGATGACTGGTGAATAA